In a genomic window of Nostoc sp. UHCC 0870:
- a CDS encoding CPBP family glutamic-type intramembrane protease → MPNEKPSSKQQSHQRTKFRLGMFVLLVIISAIAIFLFYPRPQPIVKQESNYAIHKRQSFNQTQFYPLNQTVNPDLYQPVAKWIGRLILPASPQIQPGEDWVWMEVQHAPPQAQSLLGKIIRLEWQDQPQLKSYVQAVQRDVNFTASTKNSEIAGNIHPARLDGRLQVGALQSLAGARPNDDVIVSLDDVVVVTASNNQPRLQIAHEPVLTTGRFYGLVKILNPEPTSQQYPAPSACPGSSPCPSDFFRVRHYNQVSRQFDGVEETIRIPQQVFDTRNLPPSTPRQIETSPVGIAGWYIYGAKDPQGIFTVQGLVPRSLLQLQPSKIVLGQEAGLTYTKDHNWQITPQAQGKISKVLLDPNANSSPNALLDWREGDKAIVLHNFGGIGGKKAEGFPVFTVTGHFAFGLAEVVREPITQELQFAIEYAQIYANNSDGIIAGKHSWADYMGNLQWGWVATRPISDVLIKFAPVTQDYDFGGIKLSPTTEFLQQLQIMMARYRIGDGTGSATVSPATSCVQDASQALYIAIQVITQQVKSNPAIQQWLDNHPDDPQTLRFQQLASLGKALERQLTPLGIVRADWQSNADYLMGTSDGKQAVRARSIWAAFTSWRTMLPRQAHDELANLFLRHGAKLWFLRTNQIGGVNPDIAPLAPTMGLGYLKIPKTNIAPITMFLNRLLASFVLPRTQDWLVMGVTLLIYAAIALPLGLKSGFLRWSFTPTQKKEKIAIVLQTAISPAITEELVFRVLSLPHPIEVINWYKWVFWAAFILFLFIIYHPLNAKTFFPDGNPTFFHPIFLTLAGLLGLSCTVAYALTGCFWVIVLIHWIVVVVWLLGFGGLIKPPRPSA, encoded by the coding sequence ATGCCAAATGAAAAACCTTCTAGCAAACAACAATCGCACCAAAGGACAAAATTTCGCTTGGGGATGTTTGTGCTACTGGTGATCATAAGTGCGATCGCTATTTTTCTTTTTTATCCACGTCCACAACCAATAGTTAAGCAAGAAAGCAATTACGCCATCCACAAACGCCAAAGCTTTAATCAAACACAGTTTTATCCCCTCAATCAAACCGTCAACCCTGATTTATATCAACCTGTAGCTAAGTGGATAGGTAGGTTAATCTTACCCGCATCACCACAAATCCAACCGGGAGAAGACTGGGTATGGATGGAAGTACAACACGCACCCCCCCAAGCCCAGTCTTTGCTGGGTAAAATCATCCGCTTGGAATGGCAAGATCAACCACAGTTAAAGTCTTACGTCCAGGCTGTACAGCGAGATGTGAATTTTACCGCCAGCACTAAAAACAGCGAAATAGCAGGTAATATCCATCCGGCGCGTTTGGATGGTCGTCTCCAAGTAGGGGCTTTGCAATCATTGGCTGGTGCAAGACCGAATGACGATGTAATTGTCTCTTTAGATGATGTTGTGGTGGTGACAGCAAGTAATAATCAACCACGCTTGCAAATTGCCCATGAACCTGTACTAACCACGGGTAGGTTCTATGGCTTAGTGAAAATTCTCAATCCCGAACCAACTAGCCAGCAATATCCTGCGCCTTCAGCTTGTCCAGGAAGCTCACCTTGTCCCAGTGATTTCTTCCGTGTGCGTCATTACAATCAAGTTTCTCGCCAATTTGATGGTGTAGAAGAAACCATTCGCATTCCCCAACAGGTATTTGATACACGTAATCTACCACCGTCTACCCCTAGACAAATTGAAACTTCCCCAGTAGGAATAGCCGGCTGGTATATATATGGGGCAAAAGACCCCCAAGGAATATTTACTGTTCAGGGATTAGTACCGCGATCGCTCCTGCAACTCCAACCCAGTAAAATAGTATTAGGGCAAGAAGCTGGACTAACCTACACCAAGGATCACAATTGGCAGATTACACCCCAAGCACAAGGGAAAATCAGCAAGGTTTTGCTTGATCCCAACGCCAACTCATCACCCAACGCCTTATTAGATTGGCGAGAAGGAGACAAAGCCATTGTCTTACACAACTTCGGCGGGATTGGGGGTAAAAAAGCGGAAGGATTCCCAGTTTTTACAGTCACCGGTCACTTTGCCTTTGGACTAGCCGAGGTAGTGCGTGAACCCATCACCCAAGAATTACAGTTTGCCATTGAATATGCCCAGATTTACGCTAATAATTCCGATGGGATCATTGCTGGGAAACATTCCTGGGCTGATTATATGGGTAACTTACAATGGGGATGGGTAGCCACACGCCCCATTTCCGACGTACTAATTAAGTTTGCACCTGTTACACAAGATTATGATTTCGGGGGGATCAAACTTTCCCCCACCACAGAATTCCTGCAACAGTTGCAAATCATGATGGCGCGTTATCGCATAGGTGATGGTACAGGTAGCGCGACAGTTTCCCCGGCGACTTCTTGCGTCCAAGATGCCAGTCAAGCACTATATATTGCCATTCAAGTCATTACTCAACAAGTTAAATCCAACCCAGCAATTCAGCAATGGCTAGACAATCATCCCGATGATCCCCAAACATTACGCTTTCAGCAGTTAGCTAGTTTGGGTAAAGCTTTGGAACGGCAATTAACACCATTGGGGATCGTTCGTGCTGACTGGCAAAGTAATGCAGACTATTTAATGGGGACTAGCGACGGGAAACAAGCAGTACGCGCTCGCAGTATTTGGGCGGCGTTCACAAGTTGGCGGACGATGCTACCGAGACAAGCACACGACGAACTCGCCAACCTATTCTTAAGACATGGTGCAAAACTGTGGTTTCTGAGAACCAATCAAATTGGTGGAGTCAATCCCGATATAGCCCCCTTAGCACCTACAATGGGATTAGGGTATCTGAAAATTCCGAAAACAAACATTGCACCCATCACAATGTTTCTCAACCGATTACTAGCATCTTTTGTACTACCACGAACCCAAGATTGGCTAGTGATGGGAGTAACCCTATTAATTTATGCTGCGATCGCTTTACCATTGGGTTTAAAGTCAGGCTTTTTACGCTGGAGTTTCACGCCGACTCAGAAAAAAGAGAAAATAGCGATCGTATTACAGACAGCCATTTCCCCAGCCATCACCGAAGAATTAGTATTTCGGGTTTTGTCCCTTCCCCATCCCATAGAAGTCATCAACTGGTACAAATGGGTATTCTGGGCAGCATTTATCCTATTCCTGTTTATCATTTACCATCCCCTCAACGCCAAAACCTTCTTCCCAGACGGAAATCCCACATTCTTCCACCCCATTTTTCTCACCTTAGCCGGACTCCTAGGGCTATCCTGCACAGTCGCCTATGCACTAACCGGCTGTTTTTGGGTAATCGTCCTCATCCACTGGATTGTAGTAGTAGTTTGGCTATTAGGATTCGGAGGACTAATCAAACCTCCGCGCCCCTCCGCGTAA
- a CDS encoding Mo-dependent nitrogenase C-terminal domain-containing protein, translated as MSVIKTKNQHIVLSAFIKHEGISPKADISQKFDLLEPLRQRLDALEIHNRKLAYFLAKYIPAQCPFERDVMLFGHKIAHIPPMCKLNPLYDQLVGLRFRALCYLVDKCGEDIQSYC; from the coding sequence ATGAGTGTAATCAAGACCAAAAATCAACATATTGTTCTATCTGCTTTCATTAAACATGAGGGTATCTCCCCAAAAGCAGATATTTCCCAAAAATTTGATTTGTTAGAACCCTTACGTCAACGGCTTGACGCTCTAGAAATCCACAATCGTAAATTAGCTTACTTTCTCGCCAAATATATTCCTGCTCAGTGTCCTTTTGAGCGTGACGTGATGTTATTTGGCCATAAGATAGCTCATATTCCCCCAATGTGTAAGCTTAATCCCTTATACGATCAATTGGTTGGTTTGCGTTTTCGCGCTTTGTGTTATTTAGTAGATAAATGTGGAGAGGACATACAGTCCTACTGCTAA
- a CDS encoding ABC transporter ATP-binding protein: MQPAILHLQNVTKQFSDNTSPAVDNVSFTLQQGDVLGLLGPSGCGKTTLLRLIAGFERLQTGTIKIGEQIVSNNSIFIPVEQRDIGVVFQDYALFPHLNVADNVTFGLRNISKQQIQKRVTEVLALVRLEGLEKRYPYELSGGQQQRVALARALAPQPQLMLLDEPLSNLDIQVRLQLREEVRDILKAAGTSAIFVTHDQEEALAISDIVGVMRQGHLEQIGTPEEIYTHPASRFVAEFVTQANFLAAHRQGNVWETEVGCFELPTNHANNSGEIMIRQEDLILTPATDASVFIRTRRFLGREYQYCLQTPSGQEIHVRTTTDTSLPVGTRVQISIATDAVHIFPQDTGK, encoded by the coding sequence ATGCAGCCAGCCATCCTACACCTACAAAATGTCACCAAGCAGTTTTCCGATAACACCTCTCCTGCTGTGGATAACGTATCATTCACACTGCAACAAGGTGATGTTTTAGGATTACTTGGCCCCTCTGGCTGCGGTAAAACTACTTTGTTGCGTCTAATTGCAGGTTTTGAGCGTCTACAAACAGGAACAATTAAAATCGGGGAACAGATAGTTAGTAATAACTCTATTTTTATCCCCGTAGAACAGCGTGATATTGGAGTTGTCTTTCAAGATTATGCACTGTTTCCTCATCTCAATGTGGCAGACAATGTAACCTTTGGGTTGAGAAATATTAGTAAACAGCAAATACAAAAACGTGTAACCGAAGTCCTCGCCTTAGTTAGATTAGAAGGACTAGAAAAACGTTACCCTTACGAACTATCTGGTGGACAGCAGCAGCGTGTTGCCCTAGCCCGTGCTTTAGCACCCCAACCTCAACTCATGCTTTTAGATGAACCATTAAGCAATCTGGATATTCAAGTTAGGTTGCAGTTGCGGGAAGAAGTCAGAGACATTCTCAAAGCAGCAGGTACTTCAGCAATTTTCGTCACCCACGATCAAGAAGAAGCCTTAGCTATTTCTGATATAGTCGGCGTGATGCGACAAGGGCATTTAGAACAAATAGGCACACCAGAAGAAATTTATACTCATCCAGCATCCAGGTTTGTCGCGGAATTTGTCACCCAGGCTAATTTCCTCGCAGCCCATCGCCAAGGTAATGTTTGGGAAACAGAAGTTGGGTGTTTTGAGTTACCAACTAATCACGCCAACAATTCAGGCGAAATTATGATCCGCCAGGAAGACTTGATTTTAACACCAGCTACCGATGCCTCTGTATTTATACGTACCCGCAGGTTTTTAGGGCGCGAGTACCAATATTGTTTGCAAACTCCTTCTGGTCAAGAAATTCATGTGCGGACAACGACAGATACGTCATTACCTGTGGGTACACGAGTGCAGATATCCATAGCAACTGATGCTGTACATATTTTTCCGCAAGACACGGGGAAATAG
- a CDS encoding cupin domain-containing protein has protein sequence MEIKIEHQPSQESLHQLGVFKWGIWQKEISKFPWTYDTQETCYFLEGDVIVTPDGGEPVQMGKGDLVTFPAGMSCTWEIKSDVKKHYLFD, from the coding sequence ATGGAAATCAAAATTGAGCATCAACCAAGTCAAGAGAGTCTACACCAATTAGGTGTATTTAAATGGGGAATTTGGCAAAAAGAAATATCTAAATTTCCTTGGACTTATGATACTCAAGAAACTTGTTATTTTTTAGAAGGTGATGTAATTGTTACGCCTGATGGCGGTGAACCAGTGCAGATGGGTAAAGGGGATTTAGTGACCTTCCCTGCTGGAATGTCTTGTACATGGGAAATTAAAAGCGACGTAAAAAAGCATTATTTATTTGATTAG
- a CDS encoding ABC transporter permease has protein sequence MKSSIRPPLFLTIAAGVVAIAIALPLVYLVTRAVGIGGEEFWQLISRPRNISIFFNSALMAATVTVFSALIAVPLAFLTVRTDLPGRNFWLIATTLPLAVPSYVGSFALIATLAPRGSFLQLLLEPLGVEELPSIYGFPGTVLAITLFTYPYLLLSVRSGLQGIDPSIEEASRSLGYNSRETFFRVVLPQLKPSIIAGGLLVALYSLRDFGTPSLMRFDTFTRAIFIQYKASFNRNTAAVLSLMLVTLVLVILWLEYRMRSRAAYYSRGSASLRPPKIIKLGIWKWPALGFCLLITSFGVFLPVGITIFWLLRGFNTGYTFPNLLPSIFNSALAAGLAALAATIFALPIAILSVRFPSKITAVIERFSYISFGIPGIVIALSLVFFGANYLPFLYQTLPMLVFAYLVLFLPQSVGGVRTSLLQVNPQLEESARSLGRSAWQTLIEITLPLVRPGVLSGAVLVFLTAIKELPATMLLAPIGFNTLATQIWQATENVEFADAAAASLAMLLVSMSSTLLVLSQENIKKEKVINQVPAATKL, from the coding sequence TTGAAATCTTCGATTCGCCCTCCCTTATTTCTTACCATAGCCGCAGGAGTAGTAGCGATCGCTATTGCCCTGCCTTTGGTCTACTTAGTTACCCGTGCAGTAGGTATTGGCGGGGAAGAGTTCTGGCAATTGATCTCTCGTCCCCGCAATATCTCCATTTTTTTCAATAGTGCATTAATGGCGGCAACTGTCACCGTGTTCTCAGCACTGATTGCTGTACCATTAGCATTTTTGACAGTGCGGACAGACTTACCAGGGAGAAACTTTTGGTTAATAGCCACAACATTACCCCTGGCAGTACCTAGCTACGTCGGCAGTTTTGCCCTCATTGCCACCTTAGCCCCCAGGGGTAGCTTTTTACAATTGTTGCTAGAACCATTGGGGGTAGAAGAGTTACCTTCGATTTATGGTTTTCCGGGAACAGTCCTCGCAATTACTTTATTTACCTATCCCTATTTACTGCTGAGTGTACGTTCTGGCTTGCAAGGAATAGACCCTTCTATAGAAGAAGCCTCCCGCAGTTTAGGTTACAACAGTAGAGAAACCTTCTTCCGGGTAGTATTGCCACAGTTGAAACCATCAATCATCGCCGGGGGATTATTGGTAGCCTTATATTCCTTGCGGGACTTTGGTACACCCTCATTGATGCGGTTTGATACCTTTACACGGGCTATTTTTATCCAATACAAAGCCAGTTTTAACCGTAACACCGCCGCAGTTTTATCTTTAATGTTAGTGACACTGGTGCTGGTAATTTTATGGCTAGAATATCGAATGCGATCGCGTGCTGCATATTATAGTCGTGGTTCAGCCTCCCTACGCCCACCGAAAATAATTAAATTGGGAATTTGGAAATGGCCAGCCCTCGGTTTTTGCTTACTCATCACTAGCTTTGGTGTGTTCTTACCAGTCGGTATCACAATCTTTTGGCTACTGCGTGGATTCAATACTGGTTATACCTTCCCTAATTTACTACCCAGCATCTTCAACTCAGCCTTGGCAGCCGGACTAGCGGCTTTAGCTGCTACCATCTTTGCCTTACCCATCGCCATTTTATCAGTGCGTTTCCCCAGCAAAATCACAGCCGTTATTGAACGTTTTTCTTATATAAGTTTTGGTATTCCAGGAATTGTCATAGCCTTATCACTGGTGTTTTTTGGAGCTAATTACCTCCCATTCCTGTACCAAACTCTACCGATGCTGGTGTTTGCATATTTGGTATTATTTTTACCACAATCAGTGGGAGGAGTCCGCACTTCCTTATTACAAGTAAATCCCCAGTTAGAAGAATCAGCCAGAAGTTTAGGCAGGTCAGCTTGGCAAACTTTAATAGAAATTACCCTCCCCTTAGTCAGACCAGGAGTCTTAAGTGGTGCAGTCTTGGTATTTCTCACAGCAATTAAAGAACTACCTGCAACCATGCTGCTAGCCCCCATAGGCTTCAACACCTTAGCAACGCAAATTTGGCAAGCCACAGAAAATGTTGAATTTGCCGATGCCGCAGCTGCTTCACTAGCTATGCTATTAGTCTCTATGAGTTCAACCTTATTAGTGTTATCTCAAGAGAATATTAAGAAAGAGAAAGTGATAAACCAAGTACCAGCAGCAACAAAACTCTAA
- a CDS encoding S-layer homology domain-containing protein, with translation MYSKIQFAVNAVSLTAVALVCLGNSNSSSAQSPRLHLTADSTISQLNSSTSFTDIAGFPGETEIRQLAELGVLETTSGQFKPQASITRGQFVSWLVKTYNQLHKKPITIPQNTRSAFPDLASSHPHFNFIQAAYNAGFLAGFDDGNFRPDDILTREQMIALKTTLDSTGRDNRSPAALRNFIGKTKGFSDVEQISERYLSHIAFDLGNAASGRNFARVYGTTRIYAPQKAVTRAEAAVLLSRFRKGGTVEQALKRRNR, from the coding sequence ATGTATTCTAAAATTCAATTCGCTGTAAATGCTGTCAGTCTGACTGCTGTAGCTTTGGTTTGCTTGGGTAACAGTAATTCATCTTCTGCTCAGTCTCCAAGACTACACTTAACTGCTGATAGTACAATTAGCCAATTAAATTCCTCAACAAGTTTTACTGATATTGCTGGTTTTCCCGGCGAAACGGAAATTAGACAACTAGCAGAACTAGGAGTATTAGAAACTACATCAGGTCAGTTTAAACCACAAGCATCAATTACTCGTGGTCAGTTTGTTTCTTGGCTCGTCAAGACTTACAATCAGCTACACAAAAAGCCAATTACTATACCTCAGAATACCAGATCAGCTTTTCCTGATCTTGCTTCCTCTCATCCCCACTTCAATTTTATTCAAGCTGCTTACAATGCAGGTTTTTTGGCTGGTTTTGATGATGGCAACTTTAGACCTGATGATATTTTGACACGAGAGCAGATGATTGCGCTCAAAACAACTCTAGATTCTACTGGTAGAGATAATCGTTCACCTGCTGCGCTGCGTAATTTCATCGGTAAAACCAAAGGGTTTTCTGATGTTGAGCAAATCAGCGAAAGGTATCTTTCTCACATTGCTTTTGATTTAGGTAATGCGGCTAGTGGCAGAAACTTTGCGCGTGTTTATGGTACAACTCGCATATATGCACCCCAAAAAGCTGTGACAAGGGCTGAAGCTGCTGTACTTCTGTCTCGGTTTCGTAAGGGTGGAACAGTAGAACAGGCTTTAAAACGCAGAAACAGATAG
- a CDS encoding iron ABC transporter substrate-binding protein gives MLSWGVGLSVNAQTKTITIYSGRGQKLIEPLLAQAKKDLNLDIQVRYGDTAELAIALLEEGKNSRADLFFAQDAGALGTLEKQKRTLPISSNLLNKVDSRFRSPQGQWIGISGRARVINYNTKLVNKNQLPTSILQLTQPQWRGKVAWAPTNGSFQSFVTAMRVLEGNPKTLQWLRAMKANGVKDYRNNSTIVEALGRGEVQLGLVNHYYLPNLKKTNPNLPVAAHYTNKDSGSMINIAGVAIMNSTKQKPEVEKFIGYLLKPSSQTYFAKETNEYPLVKGIPGPANQLPLNKLNPPNVNLTNLNDLPGTLELLQQAGVL, from the coding sequence ATGCTCAGCTGGGGGGTGGGCTTAAGTGTCAACGCCCAAACCAAAACTATTACTATCTATTCAGGTAGAGGGCAAAAACTGATTGAGCCATTGCTCGCCCAAGCCAAAAAAGACTTAAATTTAGATATTCAGGTGCGTTATGGCGATACAGCCGAATTAGCGATCGCACTTTTGGAAGAAGGTAAAAATAGCCGTGCTGATTTATTCTTTGCCCAAGATGCCGGCGCATTAGGCACACTAGAAAAACAAAAGCGCACCCTGCCAATTTCGTCTAACTTACTGAATAAGGTAGATTCTCGCTTTCGGTCTCCCCAAGGACAATGGATAGGAATTTCGGGACGCGCTCGTGTAATTAACTACAACACCAAGCTAGTCAATAAAAATCAATTACCGACCTCTATTTTGCAGTTAACACAACCACAATGGCGCGGTAAAGTTGCTTGGGCCCCAACAAACGGGTCATTTCAATCATTTGTCACCGCCATGCGGGTGCTAGAGGGAAACCCCAAGACTCTGCAATGGCTACGGGCAATGAAAGCTAATGGGGTCAAAGATTACCGCAACAATAGCACAATAGTAGAAGCACTAGGGCGCGGAGAAGTTCAGCTAGGTTTAGTTAATCACTACTACTTACCTAACTTAAAAAAAACTAATCCCAACTTACCTGTAGCGGCTCACTACACCAATAAAGACTCAGGCTCAATGATTAATATTGCTGGAGTCGCCATTATGAACTCCACCAAGCAAAAACCGGAAGTAGAAAAATTTATTGGCTACCTACTCAAACCGAGTTCACAAACTTACTTCGCTAAAGAAACTAATGAGTACCCCCTAGTCAAAGGGATACCAGGACCAGCAAATCAATTACCACTGAACAAGCTCAATCCGCCTAACGTTAACCTGACCAACTTAAATGATTTGCCAGGAACATTGGAATTACTACAACAGGCAGGAGTTTTGTAG
- a CDS encoding RNA-guided endonuclease InsQ/TnpB family protein, producing the protein MLTNYAYKLRPNVTQSKEMDGWLDMLRSTYNWSLADRIAQYNQQFFQGEYCDIRTKGEACPLTCFVSKNGASGEPWKDTKVDKDGKLKNPRRSAGDIQITALPELKKARPWFGRIDSTVLQQNVKRLDTAYKNFFVRVASPSGEGRGFPKFKNRSNFTSFTYQMGVKIQSNKIYLPKLGWMRFFNSRLIPKGFTIKAATIRKRQDGWYVSIRIEDKAVPDYVSKPLDEVNSILGCDLGITKLVHLSDRHQIDNPKFSTNKKARRTLKIRQRRVSRKVKGSKNRKKAASKLGRFYKKITDKRVAYQWDVANKIVSRKVDAIALENLNISGMLKRCKVKVDEKTGRFLKNGQSRKKGLNRAISDASWSELILKIQYLAAKQGKAVIKINPKHSSQQCRNCGHIDKSNRDGEKFICTECGHREHADIGAAKTIRDRGLRIVRGDSAKLAI; encoded by the coding sequence TTGCTAACAAATTACGCCTACAAGCTGCGTCCTAATGTTACTCAGTCAAAAGAAATGGATGGATGGCTAGATATGCTGCGCTCCACTTACAACTGGAGTCTAGCTGATAGAATAGCCCAATATAATCAGCAATTCTTTCAGGGTGAATATTGCGACATCAGGACAAAAGGAGAAGCCTGTCCACTAACTTGTTTTGTGAGCAAGAATGGTGCAAGTGGAGAACCTTGGAAAGATACCAAAGTTGACAAGGATGGCAAACTCAAAAACCCACGACGTAGTGCTGGAGATATCCAAATAACGGCATTACCAGAGTTAAAGAAAGCTAGACCTTGGTTTGGTCGAATTGACTCTACAGTGCTACAGCAAAATGTTAAACGTCTAGATACTGCTTACAAAAACTTTTTTGTTCGCGTAGCGTCTCCGTCAGGAGAGGGTAGAGGTTTTCCAAAGTTTAAAAACCGAAGTAATTTTACATCCTTTACTTACCAGATGGGTGTAAAAATTCAAAGCAATAAAATCTATCTTCCCAAGTTAGGATGGATGCGTTTTTTTAATTCCCGCTTGATACCAAAAGGATTTACCATCAAAGCTGCAACAATTCGCAAGCGTCAAGATGGTTGGTATGTCTCGATTAGGATTGAAGATAAAGCCGTTCCAGATTACGTATCAAAGCCACTGGATGAAGTCAATTCTATTCTTGGTTGTGATTTGGGAATAACCAAACTTGTCCACTTGTCGGATAGGCATCAAATCGATAATCCTAAATTTTCAACTAACAAAAAAGCTAGGCGGACTTTGAAGATTAGACAAAGACGAGTTAGCAGAAAAGTTAAGGGTAGTAAAAATCGTAAAAAAGCAGCAAGTAAACTAGGACGTTTTTACAAGAAGATTACAGATAAACGAGTCGCCTACCAGTGGGATGTTGCTAACAAAATAGTATCCAGAAAGGTTGATGCTATTGCGTTAGAGAATTTAAATATATCTGGAATGTTGAAGCGTTGTAAAGTCAAAGTTGATGAAAAAACCGGGAGATTTTTAAAGAATGGGCAATCCAGAAAAAAAGGTTTGAATCGTGCTATCTCTGATGCAAGTTGGAGTGAGTTAATTTTAAAGATTCAGTATCTCGCTGCAAAGCAAGGAAAGGCCGTAATTAAAATTAACCCTAAACACTCTAGTCAGCAGTGCAGAAACTGTGGACATATCGATAAGTCAAATCGTGATGGTGAGAAGTTCATTTGTACAGAATGCGGACATCGCGAACACGCTGACATTGGTGCGGCAAAGACCATTAGGGATAGAGGTTTAAGAATAGTACGTGGGGACTCCGCGAAACTTGCTATTTAA
- a CDS encoding iron ABC transporter substrate-binding protein, whose product MQRRQFIYLVGLATVSGGLAIACGANPNPSDTAESATQATTTSTTSSELEKTLVVYSGRNEKLIGELIKQFEQQTGSKVEVRYGDTAELASAILEEGANSPADVFFAQDAGALGAIQKAGKASQLPASLLNQVDSVYRSPEGKWLGITGRVRTVDYNTKLVKPGELPTSIFGFTEPKWRDKIGWSPTNGSFQSFVTALRVAEGEDRAKQWLEGIKANNAKVYPNNTSIVEALSRGEIAVGFVNHYYLERIKKENPQTPVEHHFTDDVGSLVNVAGIAILNNAKNPNISQKFVEFMLSETAQNYFANQTYEYPLTSAVATPGKLKSLKEIKQQTQKIDLSNLDDLEATLKLMQQVQII is encoded by the coding sequence ATGCAGCGTCGTCAGTTCATCTACTTAGTAGGATTAGCAACAGTGAGTGGTGGATTAGCGATCGCCTGTGGTGCTAATCCCAATCCTAGTGATACGGCTGAATCAGCAACCCAGGCGACAACTACCAGTACCACCAGTAGTGAATTAGAAAAAACCTTGGTAGTTTACTCAGGACGCAACGAAAAACTCATAGGTGAATTGATTAAGCAATTTGAGCAACAAACAGGCTCTAAAGTAGAAGTCCGCTATGGTGATACGGCTGAGTTAGCATCAGCAATTTTGGAAGAAGGTGCAAATAGTCCCGCAGATGTTTTCTTTGCTCAAGATGCAGGTGCTTTGGGAGCTATACAAAAGGCAGGTAAAGCATCACAGTTACCTGCATCCTTGCTGAATCAGGTAGATAGTGTTTACCGTTCACCTGAAGGTAAATGGCTAGGTATTACTGGCAGAGTAAGAACAGTTGATTACAACACAAAATTAGTCAAACCAGGGGAATTACCAACTTCTATCTTTGGCTTTACTGAACCAAAATGGCGCGATAAAATTGGCTGGTCTCCCACAAACGGCTCATTTCAATCCTTTGTTACTGCCTTGCGGGTCGCCGAGGGAGAAGATAGAGCTAAACAATGGTTAGAAGGTATCAAAGCTAACAATGCTAAAGTTTACCCCAACAATACCTCCATCGTGGAAGCTTTATCTAGAGGGGAAATAGCTGTAGGGTTTGTCAATCACTACTATCTAGAACGCATCAAAAAAGAAAATCCTCAAACCCCTGTAGAACATCACTTTACCGATGATGTTGGTTCTTTGGTGAATGTCGCTGGTATAGCGATTCTCAACAACGCCAAGAATCCTAATATTTCTCAAAAGTTTGTGGAATTTATGCTGAGTGAAACCGCCCAAAATTATTTTGCTAATCAAACCTATGAATATCCTCTCACCTCAGCAGTTGCTACCCCAGGAAAATTGAAATCTCTCAAAGAGATTAAACAGCAAACTCAAAAAATTGACTTGAGTAATCTGGATGACTTAGAAGCAACACTCAAACTCATGCAGCAAGTGCAAATTATCTAA
- the tnpA gene encoding IS200/IS605 family transposase: protein MGIFSPDEYRHEGNAISLLNYHFVFIPKRRKKVLVDAIAQRLQEIICEVCNENRWRIIAMEIMPDHVHLFLNVKPTDNPSQIMNRIKGRASHHLRKEFPELLKLPTLWTPSYFVSTAGNISTKNVIEYIAHQKD from the coding sequence ATGGGAATTTTTTCTCCAGATGAATACAGACATGAAGGCAATGCAATATCACTTCTTAACTATCACTTCGTTTTTATACCCAAACGCAGAAAGAAGGTATTAGTAGACGCAATAGCACAGAGATTACAGGAAATCATCTGTGAAGTTTGCAATGAGAATAGATGGAGAATTATTGCAATGGAAATCATGCCTGACCACGTTCACTTATTTTTGAACGTAAAGCCAACAGACAACCCATCCCAAATCATGAACAGAATTAAAGGACGGGCTTCTCATCACTTAAGAAAAGAGTTTCCAGAATTACTTAAGCTTCCAACTCTCTGGACACCGAGCTATTTTGTTTCCACTGCTGGCAATATTTCTACAAAGAATGTAATAGAGTATATTGCACACCAAAAAGATTAA